Proteins encoded together in one Centropristis striata isolate RG_2023a ecotype Rhode Island chromosome 6, C.striata_1.0, whole genome shotgun sequence window:
- the LOC131973466 gene encoding vesicle transport protein GOT1B, translated as MISLTDSQKIGMGLTGFGVFFLFFGMMLFFDKALLAIGNVLFVSGLSFVIGLERTFRFFFQRHKVKATSFFLGGVLVVLIGWPIIGIVLELYGFFLLFRGFFPVAVGFIRRVPVLGSLLSLPGIRTLVDKIGESNNMV; from the exons ATGATCTCCCTCACGGATTCACAAA AAATTGGGATGGGGCTAACGGGGTTCGGTgtgttcttcctcttctttggGATGATGCTGTTTTTCGATAAAGCTCTCCTCGCCATTGGAAAT GTCCTGTTTGTGTCAGGTCTGTCCTTCGTCATTGGCCTGGAGCGAACGTTCAGATTCTTCTTCCAGAGACACAAAGTAAAAGCCACCAGCTTCTTCCTGGGAGGCGTTTTGGTGGTTCTGATCGGCTGGCCGATCATTGGAATCGTTCTGGAGCTCTACGGTTTCTTCCTCTTATTCAG GGGATTCTTCCCTGTGGCGGTTGGCTTCATCAGGCGAGTTCCTGTACTGGGCTCTTTGCTCAGTTTACCAGGAATCCGAACA
- the slc35b4 gene encoding UDP-xylose and UDP-N-acetylglucosamine transporter, which produces MGTAFAIVLVFVGCCSNVVSLELLVRQFPGCGNIVTFAQFVFIALEGFIFETNFGRKKPAIPISNYVIMVTMFFTVSVINNYALNFNIAMPLHMIFRSGSLIANMILGIIILKKRYSASKYLSIALISAGIFICTIMSAKQVNVSNEGSEEQGFYAFMHWLIGIAMLTFALLMSARMGIFQETLYKQYGKHSKEALFYNHCLPLPGFLLLCTDIYNHCIYFSQSTPTVVPVVGVTLPIMWLYLLINVITQYVCIRGVFILTTECASLTVTLVVTLRKFLSLIFSIMYFQNPFTTWHWVGTAVVFLGTLLYTEVWSSMQAALRGPDVKEKKEE; this is translated from the exons ATGGGCACTGCTTTTGCCATTGTTCTGGTGTTTGTCGGATGCTGTAGCAATGTGGTGTCTCTGGAGCTACTTGTAAG ACAGTTTCCAGGATGTGGCAACATCGTCACCTTCGCTCAGTTTGTTTTCATCGCATTAGAAGGTTTCATATTTGAAACAAACTTTGGGAGGAAGAAACCAGCGATCCCTATCAG TAACTATGTGATCATGGTGACCATGTTCTTCACAGTCAGTGTGATCAACAACTACGCTCTCAACTTCAACATCGCCATGCCGTTACACATGATCTTCAGATCG GGATCACTAATCGCTAACATGATACTGGGAATAATCATCCTGAAGAAAAG GTATTCAGCGAGTAAATATCTGTCTATAGCTTTAATTTCAGCTGGTATCTTCATCTGCACCATCATGTCTGCCAAACAAGTG AATGTGTCCAATGAGGGATCAGAGGAGCAAGGCTTTTATGCCTTCATGCACTGGCTTATCG GTATCGCCATGTTGACCTTTGCTCTGCTGATGTCTGCGAGGATGGGAATTTTCCAGGAGACGTTGTACAAGCAGTACGGCAAACACTCCAAGGAAGCTCTCTTCTACAAT cACTGCCTGCCTCTTCCGGGCTTCCTGCTTCTCTGCACAGACATCTATAACCACTGTATCTACTTCAGTCAGAGCA ctcctACAGTTGTTCCTGTGGTTGGAGTGACTCTGCCAATAATGTGGCTCTACCTGCTCATCAATGTCATCACACA GTATGTGTGCATCCGCGGTGTCTTCATTCTGACCACAGAGTGCGCCTCTCTGACCGTCACCCTGGTGGTGACCCTGAGGAAGTTCCTCAGCCTCATCTTCTCCATCATGTACTTTCAAAACCCGTTCACCACATGGCACTGGGTGGGCACGGCGGTGGTCTTCCTGGGCACCCTGCTGTACACGGAGGTGTGGAGCAGCATGCAGGCCGCGCTACGTGGACCTGATGtcaaggagaagaaggaggagtga
- the LOC131972996 gene encoding uncharacterized protein LOC131972996 — protein MGGNSPSHLSQEDGEGGGVTFVKGIRLSDKVIQRMKQPSKVVRPPPAQNGSPPSHSPETQTSTPVPTPSVEHLLPLLTPPPEFILPPPPLHEAPSVEPAAPVKLVPPPPVKFHSLPPTSVEPAAPPQTPPLTDPVVSAPPPPPSAPSPQVEAPVELQSPPPPPPAVVEPVVLPPVESFIPPPETISTPPIAEPVVLPPPVESAVAPPEPPASPLLSETPILEPAAVASSVEPLESVALAALPVETIQPPPMVESAPVEPITPPCPVDLAPVEVLPPQVETTLFEAAVPPAAVEEVRPPVVAPALDLPLPCELPPPPELMAPSAALEPIAAPAPVLELVAAPAPPLEPVAAPAPPLEPVAAPAPPPEPVAAPTLAPEPVAAPALAPEPVAAPPPPPEPVAAPAPPPEPVAAPAPPPEPFAASAPPPEPVAALALASELVAAPDPVLEPVAAPAPVLEPVAAPSPAPEPVAAPSPAPEPVAAPSPAPEPVAAPAPPPEPVFEEPVAPCLCVELAVVPTHAPLSDEPLVEPVAPSPPALAPPSEEPAMIMSLPPVLEDEVPAVASVAPPAAAPPVSPEVVEEELREKIKGEMKMSLEEEINQRRKELQLQLEEMRFQAHLEAQAAAQAQVEAQVKRTLEAEKGAFVENLTESIMKERMKTEDEHLMVQLYRMELKAHQLEEKEKELKKRDTLYKEHITKLEAKCTEFYKVTAESYQKGKEETHNRFARYNIQPVCGDLQGQILKCYKENTGQTLSCSSIASAYMQCVDNAKKNKLSTGG, from the exons ATGGGGGGAAACAGCCCGAGTCACCTCTCTCAGGAGGATGGTGAAGGCGGAGGAGTTACTTTTGTGAAGGGCATTCGG CTGTCAGACAAAGTGATCCAGCGGATGAAACAGCCTTCAAAGGTCGTCCGTCCTCCACCCGCACAGAATGGAAGTCCTCCATCACACtcacctgaaacacaaacatcCACTCCTGTTCCCACCCCCTCTGTTGAACATTTACTACCTCTTCTGACGCCTCCACCTGAATTCATcctgcctccccctcctcttcatgAAGCTCCATCAGTGGAACCTGCTGCTCCTGTAAAACtcgttcctcctcctcctgtaaagTTTCACTCCCTGCCTCCTACCTCTGTGGAGCCCGCAGCACCGCCGCAAACTCCACCTCTGACCGACCCTGTTGTCTcggcccctcctcctcctccatctgcaCCTTCTCCACAAGTAGAAGCCCCTGTGGAGCTTcagtctcctcctccacccccacCGGCTGTAGTGGAGCCAGTAGTTCTACCTCCTGTTGAATCCTTCATCCCACCTCCAGAAACCATATCTACACCGCCGATAGCAGAACCAGTTGTCCTCCCTCCACCTGTTGAATCGGCTGTTGCTCCACCTGAACCACCAGCTTCACCTCTGCTCTCTGAAACGCCTATTCTTGAACCTGCAGCTGTAGCTTCCTCTGTTGAGCCTCTTGAATCTGTTGCCCTGGCTGCACTACCAGTGGAAACGATCCAGCCTCCACCCATGGTTGAATCTGCACCAGTTGAACCAATTACTCCACCCTGTCCTGTTGATTTAGCTCCAGTTGAAGTTTTACCGCCACAAGTGGAAACAACTCTTTTTGAGGCTGCAGTTCCACCTGCTGCAGTAGAAGAAGTACGGCCTCCAGTCGTGGCTCCAGCTCTCGACCTGCCTCTGCCATGTGAACTTCCACCACCTCCAGAGCTGATGGCACCTTCTGCTGCTCTGGAGCCCATTGCAGCACCCGCTCCTGTTCTAGAGCTGGTAGCAGCACCCGCTCCTCCTCTAGAGCCCGTTGCAGCACCCGCTCCTCCTCTAGAGCCCGTTGCAGCACCCGCTCCTCCACCAGAGCCCGTTGCAGCACCCACTCTTGCTCCAGAGCCCGTTGCAGCACCCGCTCTTGCTCCAGAGCCCGTTGCagcaccccctcctcctccagagcCCGTTGCAgcacctgctcctcctccagagCCCGTTGCAGCACCCGCTCCTCCTCCAGAGCCCTTTGCAGCATCCGCTCCTCCTCCAGAGCCTGTTGCAGCCCTTGCTCTTGCTTCAGAGCTCGTTGCAGCACCCGATCCGGTTCTAGAGCCGGTTGCAGCACCCGCTCCGGTTCTAGAGCCGGTTGCAGCACCGTCTCCTGCTCCAGAGCCCGTTGCAGCACCCTCTCCTGCTCCAGAGCCCGTTGCAGCACCCTCTCCTGCTCCAGAGCCCGTTGCAGCACCAGCTCCTCCCCCAGAGCCTGTTTTTGAGGAGCCCGTGGCCCCCTGTCTCTGCGTGGAGCTTGCCGTCGTTCCCACTCATGCACCTTTAAGTGATGAACCCCTGGTCGAGCCTGTGGCTCCATCTCCGCCTGCTCTAGCTCCACCTTCTGAGGAGCCCGCCATGATCATGTCTCTGCCCCCTGTTCTTGAAGATGAAGTACCTGCTGTCGCCTCAGTGGCACCACCTGCAGCAG cccCCCCTGTTTCTCCTGAAGTGGTAGAGGAAGAGTTGAGGGAGAAGATTAAAGGGGAGATGAAGATGAGTCTGGAGGAGGAGATCAaccagaggaggaaggagctgcAGCTACA GCTGGAGGAGATGAGGTTTCAGGCTCATCTAGAGGCCCAGGCAGCCGCTCAGGCTCAGGTGGAGGCGCAGGTGAAGAGGACGCTGGAGGCGGAGAAGGGTGCTTTCGTGGAGAACCTGACGGAGTCCATCATGAAGGAGCGAATGAAGACCGAGGACGAGCATCTCATGGTGCAGCTTTAT cGGATGGAGCTGAAG GCTCATcagctggaggagaaggagaaagagctGAAGAAACGAGACACTCTCTATAAGGAACACATCACAAAACTTGAAGCAAAG TGCACTGAGTTTTACAAAGTGACTGCTGAGAGCTATCAAAAGGGCAAAGAAGAGACTCACAACCGATTTGC